One segment of Niveibacterium microcysteis DNA contains the following:
- a CDS encoding NAD(P)H-dependent oxidoreductase subunit E, protein MPLSSSLDRVLARISARYQDDPYQLLQMLRAVQASYSHVPQAAMQFFARHLGVPLSQVQGVVEFYAFLHETPRGRYDIRFSDNITDQMLGARTLMQRLCERLGERLGVSAGVPRGDGAVTVDLTSCTGMSDQGPAALVNGLAVTRLDAARIDEMADLVDAGIALEAWPRDWFAVRDNIRHPGPMLELAMAPGAALKAAVARGAASTLTELAHSGLRGRGGAGYLTAHKWRFCLEAPGVQRFVVCNADEGEPGTFKDRVLLTRFADELFEGMALAGFVVGARQGFLYLRGEYEYMLPHLESVLERRREEGLLGSNVIGAGFDFDIAIHLGAGAYICGEESALIESLEGKRGQARVRPPFPAVRGYADKPTVVNNVQTFIQAAQISAMGAPWFSSLGTEKSRGTVLLSISGDVPRRGIFEYPFGVTISEVLADCGATAVQAIQIGGPSGHLIGASEFGRRIAFEDMPTTGSLMVFDWSRDVIAVVQNFARFFQHESCGFCTPCRVGTTVLRQLVDKVADGHASAADLVEIEGAGRVTRALSHCGLGQTAPNPVLDALTRFRPAFEARLTSANGDPGFDLDAELSEARQMRGKEMQHGG, encoded by the coding sequence ATGCCGCTGTCGTCCAGCCTGGATCGGGTGCTTGCAAGAATATCTGCACGCTACCAAGACGATCCGTACCAGTTGCTGCAAATGCTGCGCGCGGTGCAGGCTTCGTACTCGCACGTGCCGCAGGCGGCGATGCAGTTCTTTGCGCGCCACTTGGGCGTGCCGCTCTCCCAAGTCCAGGGCGTGGTGGAGTTCTACGCCTTCCTGCATGAGACGCCCCGCGGCCGCTACGACATCCGCTTTTCGGACAACATCACCGACCAGATGCTCGGCGCCCGCACGCTGATGCAGCGACTGTGCGAGCGGCTGGGCGAGCGGCTGGGCGTTTCCGCCGGTGTGCCCCGCGGCGATGGCGCGGTCACCGTGGATCTCACCTCGTGTACCGGCATGAGCGATCAGGGACCGGCGGCCTTGGTCAACGGATTGGCCGTGACGCGGCTCGACGCGGCCCGCATCGATGAGATGGCCGACCTGGTTGATGCGGGGATCGCACTGGAAGCCTGGCCCCGTGATTGGTTTGCGGTGCGCGACAACATTCGGCACCCGGGCCCGATGCTGGAACTGGCGATGGCGCCTGGCGCGGCATTGAAGGCTGCTGTCGCAAGAGGGGCCGCCAGCACTTTGACCGAATTGGCGCATTCGGGTCTGCGCGGGCGTGGTGGAGCGGGCTACCTGACAGCACACAAGTGGCGCTTCTGCCTTGAGGCACCGGGCGTTCAGCGCTTCGTGGTGTGTAACGCGGATGAGGGCGAGCCCGGTACCTTCAAGGACCGCGTGTTGCTGACACGCTTTGCGGACGAGCTCTTCGAGGGCATGGCGCTGGCCGGATTCGTGGTTGGCGCACGCCAGGGCTTTCTCTACCTTCGCGGTGAGTATGAGTACATGTTGCCGCATCTCGAATCCGTACTTGAGCGGCGCAGGGAAGAAGGGCTGCTTGGCAGCAATGTGATTGGCGCTGGCTTCGACTTTGACATTGCGATTCACCTTGGGGCCGGCGCTTACATCTGCGGCGAGGAGTCGGCACTGATCGAATCGCTCGAGGGCAAACGGGGCCAGGCGCGAGTGCGGCCGCCATTCCCGGCTGTTCGGGGCTATGCCGACAAGCCAACCGTCGTGAATAACGTACAAACGTTCATCCAGGCAGCGCAAATCTCCGCGATGGGGGCGCCATGGTTCTCGTCGCTGGGCACGGAAAAGTCACGCGGTACGGTGCTGTTATCCATCTCCGGTGATGTGCCGCGCCGCGGCATCTTCGAGTATCCATTCGGCGTCACGATCAGCGAAGTGCTGGCGGATTGCGGCGCCACCGCGGTGCAGGCGATTCAGATCGGTGGGCCGTCGGGCCACCTTATTGGCGCAAGTGAATTCGGGCGCCGCATCGCGTTTGAAGACATGCCCACGACGGGTTCGCTGATGGTGTTTGACTGGAGTCGCGACGTGATCGCCGTGGTGCAGAACTTCGCGCGCTTCTTCCAGCACGAGTCATGCGGTTTCTGCACACCATGCCGTGTCGGCACGACGGTTCTCCGGCAACTGGTGGACAAAGTGGCCGACGGCCACGCGAGCGCAGCAGACCTTGTCGAGATTGAAGGTGCCGGCCGGGTGACGCGCGCACTGAGCCATTGCGGGCTCGGGCAGACCGCACCGAATCCGGTGTTGGACGCGCTGACACGCTTTCGTCCTGCGTTCGAAGCCCGCTTGACCAGCGCAAACGGCGATCCGGGTTTTGATCTGGATGCTGAGCTCAGCGAAGCGCGGCAGATGCGCGGCAAGGAGATGCAACATGGCGGATAA
- a CDS encoding 2Fe-2S iron-sulfur cluster-binding protein codes for MADKGHFWFDGAPTPFVAGQTIIQAAAAAGHYIPHLCYRPEFPPHGSCKLCSVKANGKFTSACFEPVTEGMKVESETPEIQGYRKRVVQMLFAEGNHYCPFCQQSGNCQLQAVAYHLGMEDTHYAHQYPRRELDASHPDTMIDHDRCILCELCVRASRDVDHKEVFGVSGRGIHARLVVNSATGLLGDSRFSASDVAAQVCPVGAIVPKRAAFAVPIGQRRYDHHDIGESGDAPPSATSPE; via the coding sequence ATGGCGGATAAGGGCCACTTTTGGTTCGACGGCGCGCCGACTCCGTTCGTCGCGGGGCAGACGATCATCCAGGCTGCAGCGGCAGCAGGGCACTACATTCCGCACCTGTGCTATCGCCCGGAGTTTCCACCGCACGGCTCGTGCAAGCTGTGCTCGGTCAAAGCCAACGGAAAGTTCACCTCGGCCTGCTTCGAGCCGGTCACCGAAGGCATGAAGGTGGAGAGCGAGACGCCGGAGATCCAGGGCTATCGCAAACGCGTGGTGCAAATGCTCTTTGCAGAAGGCAACCATTACTGCCCGTTCTGCCAGCAAAGCGGCAATTGCCAGTTGCAAGCAGTCGCCTACCACCTTGGCATGGAAGACACGCACTACGCGCATCAGTACCCACGGCGCGAGCTTGATGCCTCACACCCGGACACGATGATCGATCACGACCGCTGCATCCTGTGCGAGCTGTGTGTGCGAGCTAGCCGTGATGTGGACCACAAAGAGGTGTTCGGGGTGTCCGGGCGGGGCATTCACGCGCGCCTGGTCGTCAATAGCGCAACCGGGCTGCTCGGCGATTCACGCTTCTCGGCGAGTGATGTGGCGGCGCAGGTGTGCCCAGTGGGGGCGATCGTGCCCAAGCGGGCAGCTTTTGCGGTACCGATTGGTCAGCGTCGCTACGATCACCATGACATTGGCGAATCCGGCGACGCACCACCAAGCGCAACCAGCCCGGAGTGA
- a CDS encoding NAD(P)H-dependent oxidoreductase subunit E: MASPLGQSTTLHDIAARHLHARHRLLQMLREVQATRSYVPEEAIQFFAHVLNLPIARVRGCVEFYSFLHTTPRGQFDVYFSDSVTDRMAGSQIVAKRLAERLGVTFDKPRPDGRVTVSLTSCTGHCEQAPAGLVNGRVFTRMTEARIEKMASLIEHRVPVSEWPADWFHVDDGIRERGITLDTFIPPGEAIRTALARGLPATLDEVEHSGLQGRGGAGFPVGRKWRGAYEMKGTHYITCNADEGEPGTFKDRVLLAKYADELFEGMTIAGLLVGAKKGYVYVRGEYEYMMEGLQTVLAERRAAGLLGDNVCESGLDFDLRIHLGAGAYVCGEQSALLESLEGKRGIPRVRPPSAVKIGLFGQSTINNNVESFVQAAQIAWKGAEWFSSHGEAKSRGTKLLSVAGDCMRPGIYELPLGTTVRELLARCGGENAKAVQVGGPAGTCVGRDEFDRRVSYADLATGGSIMVFNDLRDMVDVARQFAHFFAHESCGFCTPCRVGTQMLKHYADKIADGQGTKRDLEQVRSLCDFVKGYSHCGLGETAPNTLLDTMKSFPEEYSSRLLAEADFVPDFDLDASVTESRALTGRQDQLDQIHSD; this comes from the coding sequence ATGGCTTCCCCCCTCGGTCAGTCCACAACGCTGCACGACATTGCAGCGCGTCACCTCCATGCGCGCCATCGTCTTCTGCAAATGCTGCGCGAAGTCCAGGCGACGCGCTCGTATGTACCGGAAGAGGCAATCCAGTTCTTCGCGCATGTGCTCAATTTGCCAATCGCCCGTGTACGCGGTTGCGTCGAGTTCTATAGCTTCCTGCACACCACACCGCGCGGTCAGTTCGACGTTTATTTCAGCGACTCAGTTACCGACCGCATGGCTGGCAGCCAGATTGTGGCAAAGCGCCTTGCTGAGCGGCTGGGCGTGACGTTTGACAAGCCGCGGCCAGACGGGCGCGTTACGGTGTCACTGACTTCATGCACCGGGCACTGCGAACAGGCGCCGGCCGGCTTGGTGAATGGCCGCGTCTTCACGCGGATGACCGAGGCGCGCATCGAGAAGATGGCCTCGCTGATTGAGCACAGGGTGCCGGTCAGCGAGTGGCCCGCCGACTGGTTTCACGTCGACGACGGAATTCGCGAGCGCGGCATCACGCTCGATACGTTCATCCCGCCGGGTGAGGCGATTCGCACTGCGCTCGCTCGCGGCCTCCCCGCGACGCTCGACGAAGTCGAACATTCCGGACTCCAAGGGCGCGGCGGTGCAGGCTTCCCGGTTGGGCGTAAGTGGCGCGGCGCCTATGAAATGAAGGGCACCCATTACATCACCTGCAACGCCGACGAAGGCGAGCCCGGTACCTTCAAGGACCGCGTGCTGCTGGCCAAGTACGCCGACGAATTGTTCGAAGGCATGACGATTGCCGGACTGCTTGTGGGCGCCAAGAAGGGCTATGTGTACGTACGCGGTGAGTACGAATACATGATGGAGGGCTTGCAGACCGTGCTCGCCGAGCGCCGCGCAGCCGGGCTGTTGGGCGACAACGTGTGTGAGAGTGGGCTGGATTTCGACCTGCGCATCCACCTTGGGGCGGGTGCCTATGTATGCGGGGAACAGTCTGCGCTGCTCGAATCGCTGGAAGGCAAACGCGGCATTCCGCGCGTACGGCCCCCGTCTGCAGTGAAGATTGGTCTCTTCGGTCAATCAACCATCAACAACAACGTTGAGTCCTTCGTGCAGGCGGCGCAGATCGCCTGGAAGGGCGCAGAGTGGTTCTCCAGCCATGGGGAGGCCAAATCGCGCGGCACCAAGTTGCTGTCGGTTGCCGGCGATTGCATGCGCCCGGGTATCTATGAACTGCCACTTGGGACCACCGTTCGGGAGTTGCTCGCACGCTGCGGCGGGGAGAACGCCAAAGCGGTGCAGGTAGGCGGCCCAGCGGGTACCTGCGTCGGGCGCGATGAGTTCGACCGCCGCGTGAGCTACGCCGACCTCGCCACGGGTGGCAGCATCATGGTCTTCAATGACTTGCGCGACATGGTGGACGTGGCGCGGCAGTTCGCACACTTCTTTGCCCATGAGTCATGCGGCTTCTGTACGCCATGCCGCGTTGGCACCCAGATGCTCAAGCACTACGCCGACAAGATTGCGGACGGGCAGGGCACCAAACGCGACCTTGAACAGGTGCGATCGCTCTGCGACTTCGTCAAGGGCTACTCGCATTGCGGCCTCGGAGAAACCGCGCCGAATACCTTGCTCGACACCATGAAGAGCTTCCCAGAGGAATACTCCAGTCGGCTATTGGCCGAGGCGGACTTCGTGCCCGATTTCGATCTGGATGCCTCGGTGACCGAGTCGCGTGCGCTGACCGGGCGGCAGGATCAACTTGACCAGATTCACAGCGATTGA
- a CDS encoding 2Fe-2S iron-sulfur cluster-binding protein — MSDPKNTFTLDGQPVEFEAGQTIMNAALAAGHYIPHLCHHREFQPHGSCKVCTVRVNGWLSASCTTPASAGAKVESDAADIQDARRRIVQMLFIEGNHFCPFCVKSGNCQLQAVAYHLGMEDTSLPHRFPSRAMDASHPEVVLDRDRCINCSLCVRASRDADGKELFGLSGRGIDTQLVVNSPTGLLKDTNIEATDRAIQVCPTGALLVKRRGYEQPIGERRFDAQTIECEFESKY, encoded by the coding sequence ATGAGCGACCCGAAGAACACCTTCACACTGGACGGCCAGCCCGTCGAATTTGAAGCTGGCCAGACGATCATGAATGCCGCGCTGGCCGCCGGTCACTACATCCCGCATCTTTGCCATCACCGCGAGTTCCAACCTCACGGCAGTTGCAAGGTATGCACGGTGCGGGTGAATGGCTGGCTGAGCGCCAGTTGCACCACACCGGCGAGTGCTGGCGCAAAGGTAGAAAGCGACGCGGCGGACATCCAGGACGCACGACGCCGCATCGTTCAGATGCTGTTCATCGAGGGCAACCACTTCTGCCCGTTCTGCGTGAAGAGCGGCAATTGCCAGCTGCAGGCCGTGGCGTACCACCTCGGCATGGAGGACACCTCGCTGCCGCATCGATTCCCCAGCCGGGCCATGGATGCGTCGCACCCCGAGGTCGTGCTGGACCGCGATCGCTGCATCAATTGCTCATTGTGCGTGCGCGCCAGTCGCGACGCCGATGGCAAGGAACTGTTCGGCCTCTCTGGGCGGGGCATCGACACGCAACTGGTCGTCAATTCGCCGACCGGCCTGCTGAAAGACACCAACATCGAGGCGACCGACCGCGCGATCCAGGTGTGCCCGACGGGCGCCTTGCTCGTGAAGCGTCGCGGTTACGAACAGCCGATTGGCGAGCGGCGTTTCGACGCCCAAACCATCGAATGTGAATTCGAATCAAAATACTGA
- a CDS encoding NADP oxidoreductase, which translates to MNAPNEQPPRLTVATCSLAGCFGCHMSFLDVDERIVQLAQLVTFDRTPLTDVKHCSEHVDVGLIEGGLCNVENVEVLREFRDRCKYIVAVGSCAITGGVPAVRNKFTLEACLREAYIDAPGIENPHIPFDAEIPLLLNKVRPIHEVVRVDYVLPGCPPPADAFWELLTALVEGREPQLAYENRRFD; encoded by the coding sequence ATGAACGCGCCCAACGAACAGCCCCCACGCCTGACGGTTGCGACCTGTTCGCTCGCAGGTTGTTTCGGGTGCCACATGTCCTTTCTGGATGTGGACGAGCGGATCGTGCAGCTCGCCCAGCTCGTGACCTTCGACCGCACACCGCTCACCGATGTGAAGCACTGTTCTGAGCATGTCGACGTCGGCCTGATTGAGGGTGGTCTCTGCAATGTCGAGAACGTTGAAGTGCTCCGCGAGTTTCGTGACCGCTGCAAGTACATCGTGGCCGTGGGCTCCTGCGCGATTACTGGCGGTGTGCCGGCTGTGCGCAACAAGTTCACCCTTGAAGCCTGCCTGCGGGAGGCATACATCGACGCACCGGGCATCGAGAATCCGCATATTCCGTTCGATGCCGAGATTCCGCTGCTGCTCAACAAGGTGCGACCAATCCATGAGGTGGTGCGGGTCGACTATGTGCTGCCCGGCTGCCCACCGCCCGCCGACGCATTCTGGGAGTTGCTGACCGCCTTGGTGGAAGGGCGCGAACCGCAGCTTGCCTACGAAAACCGAAGATTCGACTGA
- a CDS encoding Ni/Fe hydrogenase subunit alpha, which translates to MYENLETASESIGLQRLAIEPVSRVEGHGKVTLLLDAERRVRQARLHVVEFRGFEKFIQGRPYWEVPTLVQRLCGICPVSHLLAASKATDFFVAGNVPISPTATKLRRLLHFGQVLQSHALHFFHLASPDLLFGYDDPVAHRNVVGVLQDHPEIGLIGVKLRKYGQEVIRVLTGKRVHGTGSVPGGFNKPLSAEERDYLKQDMLTVLGWASHGLAIAKQLYVADEAANQGFAAARSNFLSLVAPDGGLELYHGGIRVKDADGGIVLDHFDYRGYNSILHEEVKSWSYMKFPFLTALGREQGWYRVGPLARINNCDHIPTPRAEAARADFMAHGGGHLVQATLGYHWARMIELLHCAEAIAELLDDPEITGTDLSRSGTPLREGVGVIEAPRGTLFHHYRIDSNDLITMANLIVSTTSNNTAMNESVRAVAAECFDGREVTEGLLNRIEVAIRAYDPCLSCATHAVGKMPLSIEAIAPDGEVVSRLVKSGDGSFSREAEA; encoded by the coding sequence ATGTACGAAAATCTGGAGACGGCAAGCGAGTCGATTGGCCTGCAGCGCCTCGCGATCGAACCGGTCAGCCGGGTAGAGGGACACGGCAAAGTCACGCTGCTGCTGGACGCTGAGCGCCGCGTGCGGCAGGCGCGCCTTCACGTCGTGGAGTTCCGCGGCTTCGAGAAATTCATCCAGGGCCGGCCCTATTGGGAAGTGCCGACGCTGGTCCAGCGCCTCTGTGGCATCTGCCCGGTGAGCCACCTGCTTGCAGCGTCGAAGGCGACCGACTTCTTCGTCGCCGGCAACGTGCCGATCTCGCCCACCGCAACCAAGCTGCGCCGCCTGTTGCATTTCGGCCAGGTGCTGCAGTCACACGCGCTGCACTTCTTCCATCTCGCCTCGCCGGATCTGCTTTTTGGATATGACGACCCGGTAGCGCATCGGAACGTCGTTGGCGTTCTGCAGGATCATCCCGAAATCGGATTGATCGGCGTGAAGCTGCGCAAGTATGGGCAAGAGGTGATCCGCGTGCTGACAGGCAAGCGTGTTCACGGCACCGGCTCAGTGCCGGGCGGTTTCAACAAGCCCTTGTCCGCCGAAGAGCGGGACTACTTGAAGCAGGACATGCTCACCGTGCTGGGTTGGGCTTCACACGGTCTCGCGATTGCCAAGCAGCTCTATGTGGCCGATGAGGCCGCAAACCAGGGCTTTGCCGCGGCGCGCTCGAACTTCCTGTCGCTGGTGGCGCCGGATGGCGGTTTGGAGCTCTACCACGGCGGCATTCGCGTGAAGGACGCCGACGGCGGCATCGTGCTCGACCATTTTGACTATCGGGGCTACAACTCCATCCTTCATGAGGAAGTGAAGTCCTGGAGCTACATGAAGTTCCCGTTCCTGACCGCGCTGGGCAGGGAACAAGGGTGGTATCGCGTGGGCCCGCTGGCTCGCATCAACAACTGCGACCATATTCCGACGCCACGTGCGGAAGCCGCGCGCGCCGATTTCATGGCCCACGGCGGCGGCCATCTGGTGCAAGCGACACTGGGCTACCACTGGGCGCGCATGATCGAGTTGCTGCATTGCGCAGAGGCGATCGCGGAATTGCTGGACGATCCGGAAATCACCGGAACAGACCTCTCTCGCTCGGGTACCCCGCTGCGTGAAGGGGTGGGCGTGATCGAGGCGCCGCGCGGTACCTTGTTCCACCATTACCGGATCGACTCCAACGACCTCATCACGATGGCCAACCTGATCGTTTCGACGACCAGCAACAACACCGCGATGAACGAGTCAGTGCGTGCCGTAGCCGCCGAGTGTTTCGACGGGCGAGAGGTTACAGAGGGTCTTCTGAATCGCATTGAAGTGGCGATCCGCGCATACGATCCTTGCCTGTCCTGCGCGACCCATGCAGTGGGCAAGATGCCGCTGAGCATCGAAGCCATCGCGCCAGATGGTGAGGTCGTCAGCCGCTTGGTCAAGAGTGGCGACGGCAGCTTCAGCCGCGAGGCCGAAGCATGA
- a CDS encoding hydrogenase maturation protease, giving the protein MSAAPVLVLAFGNPGRGDDALGPMLADRLEDWLAAQGRDDVEVIVDFQLNIEHALDLADRERVLFVDARASGENGARLDAVSARADASYSTHAVSPQGLLAVHEQVIGETPPQAELLSLRGHSFELGDPLSLAARQALEAGWSGLLGWLDAATCSRTTATV; this is encoded by the coding sequence ATGAGCGCCGCACCGGTGCTTGTTCTTGCGTTCGGGAATCCCGGGCGCGGTGACGATGCGCTCGGACCGATGCTTGCCGATCGGCTGGAAGACTGGCTTGCTGCCCAAGGCCGGGACGACGTGGAGGTGATCGTCGACTTCCAGCTCAACATCGAACATGCCCTCGATCTGGCTGATCGCGAGCGCGTGCTGTTCGTGGATGCGCGCGCGTCAGGCGAAAACGGGGCGCGGCTGGATGCGGTTTCCGCCCGAGCCGATGCCAGTTACTCCACGCATGCGGTTTCACCGCAGGGTTTGCTGGCGGTGCATGAGCAGGTTATCGGGGAGACGCCACCACAGGCGGAACTGCTTTCCTTGCGGGGGCATTCGTTCGAGCTGGGTGACCCACTGAGCCTTGCGGCACGACAAGCGCTGGAAGCGGGATGGAGCGGCCTACTCGGATGGCTGGATGCTGCGACGTGCAGTCGGACGACGGCCACCGTCTGA
- a CDS encoding DUF4124 domain-containing protein, which translates to MKTRLLVISILLVASPVAFATTYKCKMADGRTVFQDIPCAPEARTEHVGAQRDAGSAWQFEKRTDGNGKAGCFVQSPSIGLGSRYRPVAVARLRVEYTKEGEIAELVSAAEPGTPSMPFSTNTNGVGINIAGQAFLSDVHLSPSGTLRFGAKDTARLVKQLQTEDSFVVRARHIKSDALFDSTGERFDGFLSAQQLARDCVATIR; encoded by the coding sequence ATGAAAACACGCCTGCTCGTTATCAGTATCCTGCTCGTCGCCTCGCCAGTCGCATTTGCGACCACCTACAAGTGCAAGATGGCCGACGGACGGACCGTATTTCAGGATATTCCATGTGCGCCGGAAGCACGGACCGAGCATGTTGGCGCCCAACGGGATGCAGGCTCGGCTTGGCAATTCGAGAAGCGCACCGACGGCAACGGCAAGGCGGGCTGCTTCGTGCAGTCCCCATCGATCGGCTTGGGTTCGCGTTATCGCCCGGTTGCGGTGGCTCGCCTACGTGTCGAGTACACAAAAGAAGGTGAGATCGCGGAACTCGTCTCGGCTGCAGAGCCCGGCACGCCGTCGATGCCCTTCAGCACAAACACCAATGGCGTCGGCATCAACATCGCCGGCCAGGCGTTCCTCTCCGACGTGCACCTGAGCCCGAGTGGCACGTTGCGATTCGGGGCCAAGGATACGGCCAGGCTTGTCAAACAACTTCAGACTGAAGACTCGTTCGTGGTCAGGGCTCGCCATATCAAGTCCGACGCGCTGTTTGACTCGACAGGGGAGCGGTTTGATGGTTTTCTATCAGCCCAGCAGTTGGCTCGCGATTGCGTCGCAACCATCCGCTGA
- a CDS encoding GMP reductase produces MRIEQDLKLDFKDVLIRPKRSTLSSRSEVDISREYTFLHSGRKYRGVPIVAANMDVTGTFEMATALDKQMLATALHKHYDDDALVAHFSALPDNATRFYSMGIGAADMAKFRRVMERAGPAIKSVCIDVANGYTKAFVDFIHSLREAYPALTIMAGNVVTGEMTEELVLGGADIVKVGIGPGSVCTTRKMTGVGYPQLSAIIECADAAHGLGGLICADGGCTTPGDVAKAFGGGADFVMLGGMLAGHDECGGQLEEVDGVRKMRFYGMSSRIAMQKYAGGVAEYRASEGKEVLIDYRGPVENTLQDLLGGVRSACTYVGARKLKELSKRTTFIRVSQQLNEVFGKS; encoded by the coding sequence ATGCGTATCGAACAGGATCTGAAACTGGACTTCAAGGATGTCCTGATCCGCCCAAAGCGGTCGACCTTGTCGTCGCGATCGGAGGTCGACATTTCGCGTGAGTACACCTTCCTGCACTCAGGGCGGAAGTACCGCGGCGTACCAATCGTTGCGGCCAACATGGACGTCACGGGCACATTCGAAATGGCCACCGCGCTCGACAAGCAGATGCTCGCGACCGCGCTGCACAAGCATTACGACGATGACGCCCTGGTAGCCCATTTCAGCGCACTCCCAGATAACGCCACCCGCTTCTACTCGATGGGGATCGGGGCCGCGGACATGGCGAAGTTTCGCCGGGTCATGGAGCGGGCAGGGCCGGCAATCAAGAGCGTCTGCATCGACGTTGCGAACGGCTATACCAAGGCGTTCGTCGACTTCATCCATTCGCTGCGCGAGGCCTATCCGGCGCTGACGATCATGGCCGGCAACGTTGTTACCGGTGAAATGACCGAAGAGCTGGTGCTGGGCGGGGCCGATATCGTCAAGGTTGGCATCGGCCCAGGCTCGGTATGCACGACCCGCAAGATGACGGGCGTGGGCTATCCGCAGCTCTCCGCGATCATCGAATGTGCCGATGCCGCGCACGGCTTGGGCGGTTTGATCTGTGCGGACGGCGGCTGTACGACGCCGGGCGACGTGGCTAAAGCATTCGGCGGCGGGGCGGACTTCGTGATGCTCGGTGGCATGCTGGCCGGGCATGACGAGTGTGGCGGGCAACTGGAAGAAGTGGACGGCGTACGCAAGATGCGCTTCTACGGCATGAGCTCCCGTATCGCGATGCAGAAATACGCCGGGGGCGTAGCCGAGTACCGTGCCTCCGAAGGCAAGGAGGTGCTGATCGACTATCGCGGTCCGGTGGAAAACACCCTGCAGGATCTGCTCGGCGGTGTACGTTCAGCTTGCACCTATGTAGGCGCCCGCAAGCTCAAGGAGCTATCCAAGCGCACCACATTCATCCGCGTCAGTCAGCAGCTCAACGAGGTGTTCGGCAAGTCCTGA